Proteins co-encoded in one Dyella japonica A8 genomic window:
- a CDS encoding S53 family peptidase → MQMKKSTLCLALTAAFGLFASTPLLAASPWATTATHAHELAATAAVKDIAESSMPIHVEVVMKVQNGAALDEFVAATHNPKSAAFRTTLQPADAIAMFSPSSTQVQAVVDHLAKAGFTNIQVSANRLMISADGNAGSAMNAFATRLIHANDAEGRAAYANIDDAKVPAALADSVLSIVGLQTVSHAHTMIKPVAGGTQIASGTVGHNPTEFPTIYNVGSTPTASTVTVGIISDGDMTQPLKDLTSFTTKNGLPAVNTQVVVVGTPGTDTSGTPEWDLDSQDIVAMSGGVGKLIFYTANSLGNSALTAAYNQAVTDNVAKVINVSLGECETTAHNDGSMAADDQIFKLGVAQGQTFSVSTGDSGSNECGKSPRGTTPSYPASSPYVVAVSGTTLTTSSTGWTGETLWSKAGGSPSTVEPKPSWQTQGGGTTRDVADVAYDADPNSGSIIIVNGSNAQYGGTSLAAPLFAATWARALAGKPTLGFAAPHLYTVPTNSYHDIVSGSNGGETATVGWDYASGFGSIVVSNLYSNL, encoded by the coding sequence ATGCAGATGAAGAAGTCGACGCTGTGCCTTGCACTGACTGCTGCATTTGGATTGTTTGCTTCCACGCCGCTACTGGCGGCATCCCCCTGGGCCACGACTGCGACGCATGCCCATGAGCTGGCAGCGACCGCTGCCGTGAAAGACATCGCCGAATCGAGCATGCCGATTCATGTCGAGGTCGTCATGAAGGTGCAGAACGGCGCCGCGCTCGATGAGTTCGTCGCCGCCACGCACAACCCCAAGAGTGCGGCGTTCCGCACCACGTTGCAGCCCGCCGACGCCATCGCCATGTTCTCGCCAAGCAGCACCCAGGTGCAGGCTGTGGTTGATCACCTGGCCAAGGCCGGCTTCACCAACATCCAGGTGTCGGCCAACCGTCTGATGATCTCCGCTGACGGTAATGCGGGCAGCGCGATGAATGCGTTTGCCACCCGCCTGATCCACGCGAACGATGCCGAGGGTCGTGCCGCCTACGCGAACATCGACGATGCCAAGGTGCCGGCTGCGCTGGCCGATTCAGTGTTGTCGATTGTTGGTCTGCAGACCGTGTCGCACGCGCACACCATGATCAAGCCGGTCGCCGGTGGCACCCAGATCGCCTCGGGCACCGTCGGCCACAACCCCACGGAATTCCCGACCATCTACAACGTCGGCAGCACGCCGACCGCGTCGACGGTGACTGTCGGCATCATCAGCGACGGCGACATGACGCAGCCGCTGAAGGACCTGACCTCCTTCACCACCAAAAACGGCCTGCCGGCAGTCAACACGCAGGTGGTCGTGGTGGGCACGCCCGGTACCGATACCAGCGGCACGCCCGAGTGGGATCTCGACAGCCAGGACATCGTTGCCATGTCGGGCGGCGTGGGCAAGCTGATCTTCTACACGGCCAACTCGTTGGGTAACAGCGCGCTTACGGCGGCGTACAACCAGGCCGTGACCGACAACGTGGCCAAGGTCATCAACGTGTCGCTCGGCGAGTGCGAAACCACCGCCCACAACGACGGTTCGATGGCTGCCGACGACCAGATCTTCAAGTTGGGCGTGGCACAGGGGCAGACCTTCTCGGTGTCCACCGGCGACTCCGGTTCGAACGAGTGCGGCAAGTCACCGCGTGGCACCACGCCGAGCTATCCCGCCAGCTCCCCGTACGTGGTTGCGGTGAGCGGCACCACGCTGACCACCAGCTCGACCGGCTGGACGGGCGAGACCCTGTGGAGCAAGGCCGGCGGCAGCCCGAGCACGGTGGAACCGAAGCCGAGCTGGCAGACGCAGGGCGGCGGCACCACGCGCGATGTCGCTGACGTTGCCTACGATGCCGATCCGAACTCCGGTTCAATCATCATCGTGAACGGCTCCAACGCGCAGTACGGCGGCACCAGCCTGGCTGCGCCGCTGTTCGCCGCCACCTGGGCACGCGCACTGGCGGGCAAGCCGACGCTCGGTTTCGCGGCGCCGCACCTCTACACCGTGCCGACCAACAGCTACCACGACATCGTGTCTGGCAGTAACGGTGGCGAGACGGCGACGGTGGGCTGGGACTACGCCAGCGGTTTCGGCAGCATCGTGGTCAGCAATCTCTACAGCAACCTCTGA
- a CDS encoding YeiH family protein translates to MSDATRVLPAQVRPSHDAATRPVRWGLFANEDWWSVWIGLAVIVVAWAWFAHGGSLKWLAVAPAKWKTLGEAWQGVASHWPNYVALFTASALLFGTALAVLGHSLSRFLPSFLILFVTSLLIFLAATWTEASRYNLEAPLLALALGLLVSNTVRLPEWFQSGLRVEFYIKVGIVLLGATLPLTLLFWAGPVAVGQATIVSLATFFTIFFAGKALGLDRRFAAVLGVGGAVCGVSAAIASSGAVRARREDTSVAITLVVVWAIVMIFVLPFVSRALGLSTAVAGAWIGTSEFADAAGVAAAQAYGDAARNAGGAIAGAPDAAVQAFTLMKVVGRDIWIGIWAFVLAWVATTRWNAAEDGVRAKAGAREIWARFPKFVFGFVLASALVTWIASHYSLADYRKIVTPGLVAPISTLRTWAFTFCFLSIGLTTRLRSLTATGWRPLLAFTVGVMVNVIVGYVLSVHVFADYWNGLGG, encoded by the coding sequence ATGAGCGACGCTACCCGAGTTCTGCCGGCGCAAGTCCGGCCATCCCATGATGCTGCCACGCGCCCGGTGCGCTGGGGGCTGTTTGCCAACGAAGACTGGTGGTCGGTGTGGATTGGCCTGGCGGTGATCGTCGTGGCCTGGGCATGGTTCGCGCATGGCGGCAGCCTCAAGTGGCTGGCGGTGGCACCGGCCAAGTGGAAGACGCTGGGCGAAGCATGGCAGGGCGTTGCCTCGCACTGGCCAAACTACGTGGCGTTGTTCACCGCCTCTGCCTTGCTGTTCGGCACGGCGCTGGCGGTGCTGGGGCATTCGCTGTCGCGATTCCTGCCCTCGTTCCTGATCCTGTTCGTCACATCGTTGCTGATCTTTCTCGCGGCGACCTGGACGGAAGCATCGCGCTACAACCTGGAAGCGCCGCTGCTCGCACTGGCGCTGGGCCTGCTCGTGTCGAACACGGTGCGCCTGCCCGAGTGGTTCCAGTCGGGATTGCGTGTGGAGTTCTACATCAAGGTGGGCATCGTGCTGCTGGGTGCGACCTTGCCGCTCACCTTGCTGTTCTGGGCAGGTCCGGTGGCGGTGGGGCAGGCGACCATCGTGTCGCTGGCCACGTTCTTCACCATTTTCTTTGCCGGCAAGGCGTTGGGACTCGACCGGCGTTTCGCTGCGGTGCTTGGCGTGGGTGGCGCGGTGTGCGGTGTTTCCGCGGCCATCGCCAGCAGTGGCGCGGTTCGTGCGCGGCGCGAGGACACATCGGTCGCCATCACCCTGGTGGTGGTGTGGGCCATCGTGATGATCTTCGTGCTGCCTTTCGTTTCGCGTGCGCTTGGACTATCCACGGCCGTGGCGGGCGCATGGATCGGTACATCCGAGTTCGCCGATGCGGCGGGTGTCGCCGCCGCGCAGGCTTATGGTGATGCCGCGCGCAACGCGGGCGGTGCGATCGCCGGCGCGCCCGACGCCGCCGTGCAGGCCTTCACCCTGATGAAGGTCGTGGGGCGCGATATCTGGATCGGCATCTGGGCCTTCGTGCTGGCCTGGGTGGCGACCACGCGCTGGAATGCGGCGGAAGACGGCGTTCGGGCGAAAGCCGGCGCGAGGGAAATCTGGGCGCGCTTCCCGAAATTCGTGTTCGGCTTCGTGCTGGCCTCGGCGTTGGTGACATGGATCGCCAGCCACTATTCGCTGGCCGATTATCGCAAGATCGTCACGCCGGGCCTGGTGGCGCCGATCAGCACGCTGCGGACCTGGGCCTTCACCTTCTGCTTCCTCAGCATTGGACTCACCACTCGCTTGCGCTCGCTCACCGCAACGGGCTGGCGCCCGCTGCTGGCGTTCACGGTGGGCGTGATGGTGAACGTGATCGTCGGCTACGTGCTATCGGTGCACGTGTTCGCCGACTACTGGAACGGGTTGGGCGGATGA
- a CDS encoding YhdP family protein — MTTPWLKRTHFCARALAWVAGVAVISLAVLVGLAQMLLPSLARHPQWVEAQLSAKLHRPVTFQSMEGRWQPSGPLFVMRGVTVGAGDGGAALQIPEAELKLDPGGWLLPSRHVVNLHARGLQFDISRDADGAWHVNGIGLAGGEERQKPGFGQLSIGLWLSDTRLDITDNRINRHFTLLADQLRLSRQGRRIRVGALLRREGAPGELRGAGNFSDDGADGKLWISGNNLDLHAMSTGIDLAGYTADNGSGSVESWLDWRDARVVRGLARFHLHDIKLGNPDGASAGADALDGLADVVIGKDGYTVRWAADDGGAAVAVLKGMGTDQASVEVAARNVQLAPLVPWLALKPQLSANLAQWVGTGKPRGQITRASLAWSHAEGLRALDVAFDKVAINPVGKLPGIDGIHGELRGDAQAVAVSLPAQATVLRFPHTFREPFVMSKLGGDVAFWRDDEALHIGTDALDFEGAGFGGQARGEAALPNAGGRPFLDLYATLSHASVDAAKLFWPVDSMSPAAVQWLDQALVAGNVDHGDVLVRGDLKDWPFHANEGRFEARAEISGLELAYGKDWPHAQNVTAVANFINGGMFVETSQGESLGNKVDRAVAIIPELGHTVLDLNVNGSGTGASMLDFVQRSPIGMHHADVLTKLKLGGTGAFDFHLSLPVADASNFILDGRARLKDVDFNAPEWNLQLDKLTGAATFDKAGFHAGPLDTSFRGQPAKLDLAIAGATGQPNTVLSAKLAGRFSMAELTQGYKQLDWLNQVATGRSDFTVGFNIVNTSGSAATTQQLSVDSMLGGMALDFPVPLKKAAEDTLPLHLDMNLPMQGSDVQLSMGQVVRARMRLPQNDSQTLAATFAFGTKAPDAVPDTGIRIRGRPARLDVTGWTQYAASGASNNGPGLESIDVTADQALVFGHPFANMRLLASSQPDGLVVDVDSSGLAGRFNVPLADLSRRGVTARLQRLYWPKDVPAPKKGATPAETAAAQGGAASSPANPATPVVNPAATGITPSALPPFHLWVSDLRFGDSKLGDARLETWPTDRGMHIDQLRTLSHGVQINGVGDWNGTASDSHSHMRIDFAADNMGDMLGAFGYEGLLAGGKVRSQLDATWPGAPSAMELGNMDGKLSINITDGRMPEVGTPGVARLFGLVSVLELPRRLSFDFGDVFGKGLAFDAIAGDFKLGDGNANTDNLQIRSPAAEISIKGRTGVRAKDYDLQVLAIPHAGNSLPVVGAFVGGPIGIAAGFVAQGLLGHGINRAASARYKVTGSWDKPVITLIEKKDVPVPPTVLPSADPSLAPAPASSVGH, encoded by the coding sequence GTGACCACCCCCTGGTTGAAACGCACGCATTTCTGCGCCCGGGCCCTGGCCTGGGTGGCCGGCGTGGCCGTGATTTCACTGGCCGTGCTGGTGGGCCTTGCCCAGATGCTGCTGCCGTCGCTCGCGCGCCACCCCCAATGGGTCGAGGCGCAGCTGAGCGCGAAGCTGCATCGACCGGTGACGTTCCAGTCGATGGAGGGGCGCTGGCAGCCCTCCGGCCCCTTGTTCGTGATGCGCGGCGTGACCGTCGGCGCGGGTGACGGCGGCGCGGCGCTGCAGATTCCCGAGGCGGAACTCAAGCTCGATCCGGGTGGCTGGCTGCTGCCATCGCGCCACGTGGTGAACCTGCACGCGCGCGGCCTGCAGTTCGACATCAGCCGTGACGCCGATGGCGCCTGGCACGTCAACGGCATCGGCCTGGCCGGCGGCGAGGAACGGCAGAAACCAGGCTTCGGCCAGTTATCCATCGGTCTGTGGTTGAGCGATACGCGGCTGGACATCACCGACAATCGCATCAACCGGCACTTCACCCTGCTGGCCGACCAGCTTCGCCTGAGCCGGCAGGGCAGGCGCATCCGCGTCGGTGCGCTGTTGCGCCGCGAAGGCGCGCCGGGGGAACTGCGTGGCGCCGGCAATTTCAGCGACGATGGCGCGGACGGCAAGCTGTGGATCAGCGGCAACAACCTGGACCTGCACGCCATGTCCACCGGTATCGATCTGGCCGGCTATACGGCCGACAACGGTAGCGGTTCGGTGGAAAGCTGGCTCGACTGGCGCGACGCACGCGTGGTGCGCGGCCTTGCCCGCTTCCATCTGCACGACATCAAGCTGGGCAATCCCGATGGCGCGAGCGCGGGCGCGGACGCCCTCGACGGCCTGGCCGACGTGGTGATCGGCAAGGACGGTTACACCGTGCGCTGGGCCGCCGATGACGGCGGTGCCGCGGTGGCGGTGCTGAAGGGCATGGGCACGGACCAGGCCAGTGTCGAGGTAGCGGCGCGCAACGTGCAGCTGGCGCCGCTGGTGCCCTGGCTGGCGCTCAAGCCGCAGCTGTCGGCGAACCTGGCGCAGTGGGTGGGCACCGGCAAGCCGCGGGGCCAGATCACGCGGGCCTCGCTGGCCTGGAGCCACGCCGAAGGCCTGCGTGCGCTCGACGTAGCGTTCGACAAGGTCGCCATCAATCCCGTGGGCAAGCTGCCGGGCATCGATGGCATTCACGGCGAACTGCGCGGCGATGCCCAGGCCGTGGCGGTGTCACTGCCCGCGCAGGCCACGGTGCTCCGCTTCCCGCATACCTTCCGCGAGCCGTTCGTGATGTCGAAGCTCGGCGGCGACGTAGCGTTCTGGCGGGACGACGAGGCGCTGCACATCGGCACCGATGCCCTGGATTTCGAAGGCGCCGGTTTCGGCGGGCAGGCGCGTGGCGAAGCGGCGTTGCCAAATGCCGGCGGACGTCCATTCCTCGACCTGTATGCCACGCTTTCCCATGCCAGCGTCGACGCGGCCAAGTTGTTCTGGCCGGTCGATTCGATGTCGCCGGCCGCCGTGCAGTGGCTGGACCAGGCGCTGGTCGCCGGCAACGTGGATCACGGCGACGTGCTGGTGCGCGGCGACCTGAAGGACTGGCCGTTCCACGCCAACGAAGGACGTTTCGAGGCGCGTGCCGAAATCAGTGGGCTGGAGCTGGCCTACGGCAAGGACTGGCCGCATGCGCAGAACGTCACCGCCGTCGCCAACTTCATCAATGGCGGCATGTTCGTCGAAACCAGCCAGGGCGAGTCGCTGGGCAACAAGGTCGATCGCGCGGTGGCGATCATTCCCGAACTCGGCCACACGGTGCTCGACCTCAACGTCAACGGCAGCGGCACCGGCGCGAGCATGCTCGATTTCGTGCAGCGCAGCCCCATCGGCATGCACCATGCGGACGTCCTGACCAAACTGAAGCTGGGTGGCACCGGGGCGTTCGATTTCCATCTGTCGCTGCCGGTCGCCGATGCCAGCAATTTCATCCTCGACGGTCGCGCGCGGCTGAAGGACGTGGATTTCAACGCGCCCGAGTGGAACCTGCAGCTCGACAAGCTGACCGGTGCCGCGACGTTCGACAAGGCGGGCTTCCACGCCGGCCCACTCGATACCAGCTTCCGCGGGCAGCCGGCGAAACTCGACCTGGCCATCGCCGGCGCCACCGGCCAGCCCAACACGGTGCTGTCGGCCAAGCTGGCGGGGCGTTTCAGCATGGCCGAGCTGACGCAGGGCTATAAGCAGCTGGACTGGCTCAACCAGGTGGCGACGGGCCGCAGCGATTTCACCGTGGGTTTCAACATCGTCAACACCTCGGGTTCGGCGGCCACCACGCAACAGCTCAGCGTGGATTCCATGCTGGGTGGCATGGCGCTCGATTTTCCGGTGCCGTTGAAGAAGGCCGCGGAAGACACGCTGCCGCTCCACCTGGACATGAACCTGCCCATGCAGGGCAGCGACGTGCAGCTGAGCATGGGGCAGGTCGTGCGCGCCCGCATGCGCCTTCCGCAGAATGACAGCCAGACGCTTGCCGCCACGTTTGCGTTCGGCACCAAGGCACCCGATGCCGTGCCCGACACGGGCATCCGCATCCGCGGCCGGCCAGCCAGGCTGGACGTCACCGGCTGGACGCAATACGCGGCATCGGGCGCCAGCAACAATGGGCCGGGCCTGGAAAGCATCGACGTGACCGCCGACCAGGCGCTGGTGTTTGGCCATCCATTTGCCAACATGCGCCTGCTCGCTTCGTCACAGCCAGACGGGTTGGTGGTGGATGTCGACAGCAGCGGCCTGGCCGGTCGTTTCAACGTGCCACTCGCTGACCTGTCGCGGCGTGGCGTGACGGCGCGACTGCAGCGCCTGTACTGGCCCAAGGACGTGCCTGCCCCCAAGAAGGGCGCCACCCCGGCCGAGACAGCGGCGGCGCAGGGTGGGGCGGCGAGCTCGCCTGCCAATCCGGCGACTCCTGTCGTCAACCCCGCGGCCACCGGCATTACGCCGTCTGCGTTGCCGCCGTTCCATCTGTGGGTGAGCGACTTGCGCTTCGGTGATTCCAAGCTGGGCGATGCGCGGCTGGAAACATGGCCGACCGATCGGGGCATGCATATCGACCAGTTGCGTACCCTGTCCCACGGCGTGCAGATCAATGGCGTGGGCGACTGGAACGGCACGGCCAGCGACAGTCACTCGCACATGCGCATCGATTTCGCCGCCGACAACATGGGCGACATGCTCGGTGCCTTCGGCTATGAGGGTCTGCTCGCCGGCGGCAAGGTGCGTTCGCAGCTCGATGCCACCTGGCCGGGCGCGCCGTCCGCCATGGAGCTGGGCAACATGGACGGCAAGCTGAGCATCAACATCACCGACGGCCGCATGCCTGAGGTGGGCACGCCGGGCGTGGCGCGTTTGTTCGGTCTGGTGTCGGTGCTGGAGCTGCCGCGCCGCTTGTCCTTCGACTTTGGCGATGTGTTCGGCAAGGGGCTGGCGTTCGATGCGATTGCCGGCGACTTCAAGCTGGGCGACGGCAACGCGAACACCGACAACCTTCAGATCCGCAGCCCTGCCGCGGAGATTTCCATCAAGGGGCGCACCGGCGTGCGCGCCAAGGATTACGACCTGCAGGTGCTGGCGATCCCCCATGCCGGCAACAGCCTGCCGGTGGTGGGGGCGTTCGTGGGCGGCCCCATTGGCATCGCGGCAGGCTTCGTCGCGCAGGGCTTGCTGGGCCACGGCATCAACCGTGCTGCCAGCGCGCGCTACAAGGTCACCGGCAGCTGGGACAAGCCAGTGATCACACTGATCGAGAAGAAGGACGTGCCGGTGCCGCCGACGGTGCTGCCGAGCGCTGATCCGTCATTGGCACCCGCACCGGCGAGCAGCGTCGGGCATTGA
- the yjgA gene encoding ribosome biogenesis factor YjgA — MNRNYTHDPDHDYGPTRTQQRRDALAVLALAIQLVELPQSKLARLELPEDVQREIANTRRITAHIARKRQMQFLAKVMRRHDTSVFDGVRAALGENRDRQRQETAAMHRLEATRDRLVADPDKAMGELIAQYPSVDRQHLRSLVRQAKIEKDGNKPPRAYREIYQLLKDLAAGGGAAEAVIDDVDIDIDGAEEHED; from the coding sequence GTGAACCGCAATTACACCCACGACCCCGACCACGACTACGGCCCCACCCGCACGCAGCAACGCCGCGATGCACTGGCCGTGCTGGCACTGGCCATCCAGTTGGTCGAACTGCCGCAAAGCAAGCTCGCGCGGCTGGAGCTGCCTGAAGACGTGCAGCGCGAAATCGCCAACACCCGCCGCATCACTGCGCACATTGCGCGCAAACGCCAGATGCAGTTCCTCGCCAAGGTGATGCGTCGCCACGACACCAGCGTGTTCGACGGCGTGCGCGCCGCGCTGGGTGAAAACCGCGATCGCCAGCGCCAGGAAACCGCGGCCATGCACCGCCTGGAAGCCACCCGCGATCGCCTCGTCGCCGATCCGGACAAGGCGATGGGCGAACTGATTGCACAGTACCCGAGCGTCGACCGCCAGCACCTGCGTTCGCTGGTGCGCCAGGCGAAGATCGAGAAGGACGGCAACAAGCCGCCGCGCGCGTATCGCGAGATCTACCAGCTGCTGAAAGATCTGGCAGCGGGTGGTGGCGCGGCGGAGGCTGTCATCGACGACGTCGATATCGACATCGACGGTGCGGAAGAGCACGAAGACTGA
- a CDS encoding DUF1653 domain-containing protein, which translates to MSLTAGIYRHYKGQRYRVLGTARHSETMEEVVVYQALYGEYGLWVRPAAMFCETVELDGEPIPRFTLEQAEPDLLDGVVVTP; encoded by the coding sequence ATGTCCCTGACAGCCGGCATCTACCGCCACTACAAAGGTCAGCGTTACCGCGTGCTGGGCACCGCCCGGCATAGCGAGACGATGGAGGAAGTAGTGGTCTACCAGGCGCTCTACGGCGAGTACGGCCTGTGGGTGCGCCCCGCCGCCATGTTCTGCGAGACCGTGGAGCTGGACGGCGAGCCCATCCCCCGCTTCACGCTGGAGCAGGCCGAACCCGACCTGCTCGATGGCGTCGTGGTGACACCCTGA
- the tldD gene encoding metalloprotease TldD: MDSLIAQAERRLLSPGGLAATDLDRVFNQLMGPSIDAADLYFQHSRSESWMLEEGIVKDGSHSIEQGVGVRAISGEKTGFAYSDEIVLPQLLEASRAARAIARGGNGAGKPLALNGGRQLYPAIDPVESLPNPDKIALLREVDAYARSRDPRVKQVIVSLSSIVDTVLVAASDGTLAADVRPLVRVNVAVIVEHNGRREQSHVGGGGRYGYRELLENGRAMAYADEAVRQALVNLEAVDAPAGSMPVVLGPGWPGVLLHEAIGHGLEGDFNRKGSSAFAGRIGQRVAAPGVTVVDDGTLPGRRGSLSVDDEGTPTECTTLIEDGILKGYMQDKLNARLMGMAPTGNGRRESFAQLPMPRMTNTYMLAGQRDPQEIIRSVKKGLYAVNFGGGQVDITSGKFVFSASEAYLIEDGKVTRPVKGATLIGSGPDVLTRVSMIGNDLALDEGVGVCGKDGQSVPVGVGQPTLKVDAMTVGGTAS; this comes from the coding sequence ATGGATTCCCTGATCGCGCAGGCAGAACGGCGCCTGCTGTCGCCGGGCGGCCTGGCCGCCACCGACCTGGACCGCGTTTTCAACCAGCTGATGGGCCCCTCCATCGATGCTGCCGACCTGTATTTCCAGCACTCCCGCAGCGAGTCCTGGATGCTGGAGGAAGGCATCGTCAAGGATGGCAGCCACTCCATCGAGCAGGGCGTGGGCGTGCGCGCGATCAGTGGAGAAAAGACCGGCTTCGCCTATTCCGACGAGATCGTGCTGCCGCAGCTGCTCGAGGCTTCCAGGGCGGCCCGCGCTATCGCGCGTGGCGGCAACGGTGCCGGCAAGCCGCTGGCGCTGAATGGCGGGCGCCAGCTGTATCCGGCCATCGACCCGGTCGAAAGTCTGCCCAACCCTGACAAGATCGCCCTGCTGCGCGAAGTGGACGCCTATGCGCGATCCCGCGATCCGCGCGTCAAGCAGGTCATCGTGAGCCTGTCGTCCATCGTGGACACGGTGCTGGTGGCGGCCTCCGATGGCACGCTGGCGGCGGATGTGCGCCCGCTGGTGCGCGTGAACGTTGCCGTGATCGTCGAGCACAACGGTCGCCGCGAGCAGAGCCACGTGGGCGGCGGCGGTCGCTATGGCTACCGCGAGCTGTTGGAGAACGGCCGCGCCATGGCATACGCCGACGAAGCCGTGCGGCAGGCGCTGGTAAACCTGGAAGCCGTCGACGCACCGGCCGGCAGCATGCCGGTGGTGCTGGGCCCGGGCTGGCCGGGCGTGCTTCTGCACGAAGCCATCGGCCATGGCCTCGAGGGTGACTTCAATCGCAAGGGCAGCTCTGCCTTCGCCGGCCGCATCGGCCAGCGTGTGGCCGCACCGGGCGTCACCGTGGTGGACGACGGCACGTTGCCGGGGCGCCGCGGTTCGCTCAGCGTGGATGATGAAGGCACGCCGACCGAATGCACCACGCTGATCGAGGACGGCATCCTCAAGGGGTACATGCAGGACAAGCTCAACGCCCGCCTGATGGGCATGGCACCCACCGGTAACGGCCGCCGCGAATCCTTCGCCCAGCTGCCCATGCCGCGCATGACCAACACCTACATGCTTGCCGGGCAGCGTGATCCGCAGGAGATCATCCGCTCGGTGAAGAAGGGCCTGTACGCGGTCAACTTCGGCGGCGGCCAGGTGGACATCACCAGCGGCAAGTTCGTGTTCTCCGCCAGCGAGGCCTACCTGATCGAAGACGGCAAGGTCACGCGCCCGGTGAAGGGCGCCACGCTGATCGGCTCCGGTCCGGACGTGCTCACCCGCGTCTCCATGATCGGCAACGACCTGGCGCTCGACGAAGGCGTGGGCGTGTGCGGCAAGGACGGCCAAAGCGTACCGGTGGGCGTGGGCCAGCCGACGCTGAAAGTGGATGCCATGACCGTCGGTGGCACCGCTTCCTGA
- a CDS encoding sterol desaturase family protein — protein sequence MSDTPRQPLAHKVIDRAIKAPIEETRELLHKDGELKPGKGTVSSVIALSLGFLSLLGVLAFHFPQYLTTPDLRHQYSVDVLRQLLLAALLISGGMSLANIILGRARQLSMVAFLLVIAATALGGSRVPVGNFPDHTPYIGLDWFILDLLGSTLIFVVIEKLFPLYKGQTLFRKEWQTDLKHFAVNHFIVGLALLVVNFLLHHLFGWLVSSDFQQYVKHIPFVPQLLLCILVADLAQYGTHRAYHEVPFLWRFHAVHHSVKTMDWLAGSRQHMLELIATRVCVLAPLYILGFSEGVMNAYIIVVGFQAVFNHANVHLPWGPLKYLVVTPDFHHWHHASDDEAIDKNYAAHYAFLDYLFGTAVKSTKKFPEHYGVVGDYMPDGFVRQQLFPFRGSTKPSDPAA from the coding sequence ATGAGCGATACCCCCCGGCAGCCGCTGGCCCACAAGGTCATCGACCGCGCCATCAAGGCCCCCATCGAGGAAACCCGCGAGCTGCTGCACAAGGACGGCGAGCTCAAGCCGGGCAAAGGCACGGTCAGCAGTGTGATCGCCCTCTCGCTGGGCTTCCTGAGCCTGCTGGGCGTGCTGGCCTTCCACTTCCCCCAATACCTGACCACGCCAGACCTGCGCCACCAGTACTCGGTGGATGTGCTGCGCCAGTTGCTGCTGGCCGCCCTGCTCATCTCGGGCGGCATGTCGCTGGCGAACATCATCCTTGGACGCGCCCGCCAGCTCAGCATGGTGGCCTTCCTGCTGGTGATCGCGGCGACCGCGCTGGGTGGCTCCCGCGTACCGGTGGGCAACTTTCCGGACCACACACCGTACATCGGGCTGGACTGGTTCATCCTCGACCTGCTCGGCTCCACGCTGATCTTCGTGGTGATCGAGAAACTGTTCCCGCTCTACAAGGGACAGACGCTGTTCCGCAAGGAATGGCAGACCGACCTCAAGCACTTCGCGGTGAATCACTTCATCGTCGGCCTGGCGCTGCTGGTGGTGAACTTCCTGCTGCATCATCTGTTCGGCTGGCTGGTAAGCAGCGATTTCCAGCAGTACGTGAAGCACATACCGTTCGTGCCGCAGCTGCTGCTGTGCATCCTGGTCGCGGACCTGGCGCAGTACGGGACGCACCGCGCGTATCACGAGGTGCCATTCCTGTGGCGCTTCCACGCCGTGCACCATTCGGTGAAGACGATGGACTGGCTGGCCGGCTCACGCCAGCACATGCTGGAGCTGATCGCCACGCGCGTGTGCGTGCTGGCGCCGCTCTACATTCTCGGCTTCAGCGAGGGCGTGATGAATGCCTACATCATCGTGGTGGGCTTCCAGGCGGTGTTCAACCACGCCAACGTGCACCTGCCTTGGGGACCGCTGAAATACCTGGTGGTGACACCGGATTTCCATCACTGGCACCACGCGTCCGACGATGAAGCCATCGACAAGAACTACGCCGCGCACTACGCCTTCCTCGACTACCTGTTCGGCACGGCGGTGAAGTCGACGAAGAAATTCCCGGAACACTATGGCGTGGTAGGTGATTACATGCCGGATGGCTTCGTGCGCCAGCAGTTGTTCCCGTTCCGTGGAAGCACCAAGCCGAGCGATCCGGCTGCCTGA